In Akkermansia muciniphila ATCC BAA-835, the genomic stretch TTCCGCACCCAGCAGGTTCTGGACTGGGTGTGGCGCAAGCGCGTCACCACCTTTGACGCGATGAGCAACCTCCCTCCCGCGCTCAAAAATCTGCTGGCGGAAAATTTCCGTTTCCACACGCCGGAAATCGTGGAAATCCACGGTTCTGCGGACACCACACGAAAATTCCTCACCAAAATGGAAGACGGCAGTCTGGTAGAATCCGTCATCATCCCTGCCGCAGCAGCGGAAAATGGAGAAAAATCGGAGCGCGTCACCCTTTGCGTTTCTTCCCAGGTAGGCTGCGCCTTCGGCTGCAAATTCTGCGCTTCCGGGCTGCTGGGCCTTAAACGCCACCTCACCACGGGGGAAATCATCGGGCAGATTCTCTCCGCGGAAGCCATTGCGGGAAAACGGGTCAATAACATCGTCTTCATGGGCATGGGGGAACCCCTCTCCAATTTTGACAACCTGGCGGATGCCCTGGAAATCATCACTTCCCACCGCGGTCTGGAAATAGGGGCGCGCCACATCACCATCTCCACGTCGGGATTCGTTCCCGGCCTGAAAAAACTGGCGGCCTATCCCAGGCAAATCCGTCTGGCCGTTTCTCTGCACGGAGCTACGGACGAAGTTCGCGACCAAATCATGCCGGTCAACAAAAAATGGCCGCTCTCCCAGCTCATTCCGGCCCTTGAGGAATGGAACAGGGGAAGAAACCAGATGCCCACGCTGGAATACATTCTCATCAGGGACATCAACGATTCTCCAAAAGACGCGTCCCATCTCGTCCGGATCGCCAAACGCCTGCACGCCAAAGTCAATCTCATCCCGTACAACACCGTGGAGGGGCTCCCGTGGAAACGCCCTTCGGAAGAACGCTGCCGTTCCTTCCGGGATGCAGTTCACAAGGCGCGCATCCCCGTTACCATGCGGTATGAAAAAGGCCATGACATCAACGCCGCCTGCGGCCAGTTGAGGCTGAGAAAGGAACAGGAAAAGAGCGGAAAGACGTCCCGTTGACGGAACGGAGCTTTTCCGAATTTACAACGTTGCCTATTGCCCGGCGCCCTCCGTTGTGCTATCCTTTCCGGCCGGATGCCACCCATCCAGCCGCCTCACCATGGAAACCACGACAACCACCACTGCCGTTCCCCCGCTGGAACTGACCAGGGCACCCCGCAAAACCCCGTCCCTGGACCTCAGAGACATTCCGCAGGCTCCCGGCCCGGAAAAAGGAGTGCTGGCCCTCATGGCCATGGACCCGGCCACTTACGTGGGGCAGTGCGTGACCATCGGCATGACGGAGGACTACTTCTACCTCCCCGCGCACAAGCTGCTCTGGCGCCTTTTCCAGGCCCGCTATAACAAAAACGAACCCATTGACATCGTTTCCATCACCCAAGCTTTGGAAGACATGCACCAGCTGGAAGCCGTGGGCGGAAGCGCGGGCCTGGCGGAAATATACACCTTTACCACTACCGGAGCCTATTTTGAGCATTACCTCAATGTCCTGAAGGACAAATTCATCCTTCGCTCCATCATTGACATAGCCAACCAGTCCACCACGCAGGCCTTTGACAATCCGGACGACGTAGCGGAACTGCTGGATTCTGTGGAAACCCATATTTTCCAGATACGGGAACGCTATAACAGCGCCAAGGATGAACAAAGCCTGGCCAGCATCCTTAAACAAGCCGTCACCAATTTTGAAAAATTCATCGCAAGCAAAGGCCAAATCCAGGGACTGACCACGGGATTTGAGGAACTGGACAAAAAAAGCAACGGGCTTAAACCGGGGGACATGTTCATCATCGCCGCCCGCCCCTCCATGGGTAAAACCTCCTTTCTGCTCAACATCATTGAGCACATCGCGCTTAACGAAAAAAAGCCTACTCTGCTCTTTTCCTGTGAAA encodes the following:
- the rlmN gene encoding 23S rRNA (adenine(2503)-C(2))-methyltransferase RlmN is translated as MPPLPLITAQTEEKLLAFLTEHGHTKFRTQQVLDWVWRKRVTTFDAMSNLPPALKNLLAENFRFHTPEIVEIHGSADTTRKFLTKMEDGSLVESVIIPAAAAENGEKSERVTLCVSSQVGCAFGCKFCASGLLGLKRHLTTGEIIGQILSAEAIAGKRVNNIVFMGMGEPLSNFDNLADALEIITSHRGLEIGARHITISTSGFVPGLKKLAAYPRQIRLAVSLHGATDEVRDQIMPVNKKWPLSQLIPALEEWNRGRNQMPTLEYILIRDINDSPKDASHLVRIAKRLHAKVNLIPYNTVEGLPWKRPSEERCRSFRDAVHKARIPVTMRYEKGHDINAACGQLRLRKEQEKSGKTSR
- the dnaB gene encoding replicative DNA helicase, which gives rise to METTTTTTAVPPLELTRAPRKTPSLDLRDIPQAPGPEKGVLALMAMDPATYVGQCVTIGMTEDYFYLPAHKLLWRLFQARYNKNEPIDIVSITQALEDMHQLEAVGGSAGLAEIYTFTTTGAYFEHYLNVLKDKFILRSIIDIANQSTTQAFDNPDDVAELLDSVETHIFQIRERYNSAKDEQSLASILKQAVTNFEKFIASKGQIQGLTTGFEELDKKSNGLKPGDMFIIAARPSMGKTSFLLNIIEHIALNEKKPTLLFSCEMPAVQIVERLLFARSGVRSREIIKRGNLTQLEMKHFKQAVKEVGASQLVIDDTAAISINELRAKARRVMRDQGGLAAIGVDYLQLMRSHSKQAANSREREVAEISAGLKALAKELKVPVIVLAQLNRGPESRTGASLGVPRISDLRESGSIEQDADMIGLLYRSAYYAEDEEKRQQMAGRANLHLAKNRNGPTGDVPLHFEAELMRFSTREADEHDQESE